The Gemmatimonadaceae bacterium DNA segment GGCCTCACTGGGGATCATGCCGGGGGTGACTGTGGCGGTGCTCGCGTGCGAGCCGTTCGACGGCCCGATCACGCTGTCGGTCGGAGACGAGCGGCTGTCGATCGGCGCGCCGCTGGCGGCGCAGGTGATGGTGGACATGATCGGCGACACACAGGCACCGTCACACTGAGAACTGCAGCCAGCTGCTAGCTGTATCTTGTTGTCATGCTCGGAAACGTCCGCGTGGGCACCCAGGGCTGGAACTACGAGGCGTGGGAGGGCCCCTTCTATCCCACGGGGACACGCCCGTCGGATTATCTCTCCGTGTACGCGCGCGCCTTCGACACCGTGGAAGTCGACTCGACCTTCTACGCGATTCCGGCGCTGACGACGTTTCAGAGCTGGGCCGAGCGCACGCCGCCGGGGTTCGCGTTCGCGTTGAAGCTGCCGCAGGAGATCACGCACGAGCAGCGGCTGCGCGACACCACCGGGGCCACCGAGCTGTTCTTCGAGCGCGCGCGGGCGCTCGGCTCGAAGCTCGGTCCCACGCTCGTTCAGTTGGGGCCCGACCTGGCGCCGCCGGAGCTTCCGGCGCTCGTCGCGTTCCTCCAGCGGCTGCCCCGCGACCTCCAGGTCGCGATCGAGTTTCGCCACCGCGGCTGGATGAACGACGGGATCTACGCGCTGCTGCGCGAGCACAACGTCGCGCTCGCGCTGGTCGAGGGACGGTGGATTCCGCGGAAGACGATGCTCGCGCTCGCGCAGAAGCCGACCGCCGATTTCGCCTACATCCGGTTCATGGGGCCGAACCGCGACATCGTGGACTACTCGCGCGTGCAGGCCGACCGGACGCGCGAGATCGAGCTCTGGCGCAACGCGCTGATCTCGCTCGCCGCCAGCGTCACGATGGTGTACGCGTACGTCAACAACCACTTCGCCGGCCACGGCCCCGCGAGCGCGCGCGAGATTCAGCGGGCCGTGGGGCAGACCCCGGTGGCGCCGGAGACGATCGGCGAGCAGCTGCTGTTGTTTTGACGACGCGCGAGAAGGTCTTCATCGGAGTCGCGCTGCTGGTCGTGGCGCTGTTCGTGCGGCTCGGGTTCTGGCAGCTGTCGCGGCTGCGCGAGCGGCAGGCGTACAACGCGCCGATCGAGCTGCGGCTCGGGCAGCAGCCGGTGCAGTTGCGGAACGTACCGCGCGACCTCGAGCAGGCGAGACATCGCCGCGTCTTCGTGACCGGCGAGTACGACTTCGAGCGCGAGCTGGTACTGACGCTGCGGTCGCGGCAGGGATCGCCGGGCGTGAACCTGCTGACGCCGCTGCGGGTCGCGGGGAGCGACACGGCGATCCTCGTCAACCGCGGCTGGATCTACGCCCCGGACGGCGTCGCCGCGGACACGAGGCCGTGGCGCGAGGACGATCCCGTCGACGCCGTGGGCTACGTGCGCTTGCTCGAGACGGGAAGCAGAGCGGGTGCGCGAACCACGGGACGGCTCGATGCGGTTCGGCGCCCTCATCTGCCGACGATCGACTCGATTCTGCCTTATCCGGTGGCGCCCTACTACGTCGTGCTGACTTCTCCCGGCGCAGACCCGGAGCGCACCCCACCGCGGGCGCCTCCACCGGCGTTGGATGAGGGTAGTCACCGGAGCTATGCGATGCAGTGGTTCGTGTTCGCGCTCATAGCCATCTGCGGGACTGCGATTCTGGTGCTGCGGAGGCGGCGGCAAGGCGGTGACTAGTGACTAGTGACTAGTGACTAGAAACAACCCTGATAGAAAAACTCCGGTCAGTGTAGTAACTACCACGCAGCACTATTCTGCCCTTTACTAGTCACTAGTCACCAGTCACTAGTCACTAGTCACTAGTCACCTATCAGCATGCAGACAACAGCCTCCGAACAAGACGCCCGCGACGTCGCCGAAGAAGCCCGCGAAACCGAATGGGCGCACCCGAGCTTCGTGCGCGAGATGTTTCTCGGCCGGTTCCGGCTCGACCTCATCCATCCACACCCGGCCGACGATCCCGCTGAAACGGCGCGCGCGGCGCCCTTTCTCGCGAGGCTCAAGGCCTTCATGGAGCGGGTTGATTCCGACGAGATAGACCGAACGGGCAACATCCCCGAGCCGATGGTGCAGGAGCTGCGCGACATGGGCGCGTTCGGGATCAAGATCCCGACGGAATACGGCGGGCTCGGCCTGTCGCAGCTCACGTACACGCGCGCGATGCAGCTGGTGACGTCGAAGGACGGCTCGCTCGTCGCGCTGCTCTCCGCGAGTCAGTCGATCGGCTTGCCGCAACCGCTCAAGCTGTTCGGAACGGACGCGCAGAAGCGGAAATATTTCCCCCGGCTCGCGCGCGGCGCGATCTCGGCGTTCGCCCTGACCGAGGTAGACGCGGGATCCGATCCGGCCAACATGACGACGACCGCGACGCCGTCGGAGGACGGGAGCCACTTCATCCTCAACGGCGAGAAGCTTTGGTGCACCAACGGGACGCGCGCGGAGCTGCTGGTGGTGATGGCGCGCACTCCCGACGTCGTCGTGCACGGAAAGCCGCGGAAGCAGATCACCGCGTTCATAGTGGAGACCTCGATGCCCGGCGTATCGGTCGCGCAGCGGCTGCACTTCATGGGGCTCAAGGCGATCGAGAACGGCCTGATGCGCTTCGAGAACGTGCGGGTACCGCGCGAGAACATACTCGGCGAGGAGGGACGGGGGCTCAAGCTCGCGCTGGTCACGCTGAACACCGGGCGGCTGACGCTGCCCGCGGGCGCGGCCGGCGCGGGGAAGCAGATGATCAACGTCGCGCGGACGTGGGCGAACGAGCGCGTGCAGTGGGGGCAGGCGATCGGCAAGCACGAGGCGGTGGCGCAGAAGATCGCGCGCATGACGGCCACGACGTTCGCGATGGAGGCCGTGGCGGAGCTGTCGACGATGCTGTACGAGCGCGGGAATTACGACATCCGCCTCGAGGCCGCGATCGCGAAGCTGTACAACACCGAAGCCGGCTGGCGGATCGTGGACGACACGCTGCAGATCCGCGGCGGCCGCGGGTACGAGACGGCGGCGTCGCTGATGAGCCGCGGCGAGCCCGGGATTCCGGTCGAGCGCGCGATGCGCGACTTCCGGATCAACCTGATCTTCGAGGGATCGTCGGAGATCATGCGGCTGTTCATCGCGCGCGAGGCGGTGGACCACCACTTCGCGCTCGCGTTCGACATCGTGAATCCCAAGCTCGGCACGAGGCAGAAGCTGCGCGCGCTGGCGCGCGCGATGCCGTTCTACGTCACCTGGTATCCGATGCGCTGGTCCCCGGCGAAGCAGGTGAAGAGCTACTCGGAGTTCGGCAGGCTCGCGCGGCACGTGCGGTACGTCGAGCGCACCACGCGGCGGCTGGGACGCGCGCTGTTTCACGTGATGGTGCGGCTCGGACCCAAGCTCGAGAAGCGGCAGATGGTGTTGTTTCGCGCGGTGGACATAGGGGCGGAGCTGTACGCGATGTCGGCGGCGTGCGTCCGGGCGCACATGCTGAAGGAGAACGGGAATGCGCGCGGGATCGAGCTGGCGGACATGTTCTGCCGCGAGGCGCGGGGACGGATCGAGGCCAAGTTCGACGAGCTGTACGGGAAGCACGATGCGGCACTGTACCGGCTTGCCATGCAGGTGTTGAAGGGAGAGCATGCATGGCTGGAGAAGGGGATGGTCTCCGCCAGACAAGAAGCTCCGAGGTAGCTGAAGGGGATTCCATTGCAACCCACTCGGACCCGCTCGCAAAAAAACGGCGCCCGTGAGGGCGCCGTTTCTGCGAGCGGTGATTCGTTCTAGATGGTCGACCCCGTAGGGGCGACTGTCGCCGGCTTCGCCGTGAATCCGACACCGGCCAGGATCGCGCCGAGCACGAGGTGCAGCCATATGTCGTTGCCGCCGAGCGGAACGAGGCCGAACCCGCTGGGCGCGAGGTAGCCGAGGACCGCGAGCACGAGATAGATCACGCCGGCGATCTGCGCGTACTGCTTGGCGCCGGTGTACGAGCGCGACGCGGCGAGACCCCAGATACCGAACAGCAGGTGGACGAGGTTGTGGAGCAGGTTGACCGGGAACATCCCGAATATCGCCGGCGCCGTCGCGGGATCCGCATCCATGTTCATCCCGCCGGTATAGAAGCCGGCGAGTGCCACGAGGATGAACACCACTCCGAAGATCTGTGCAACCCGTTGGACCGTCGTCATCTGCTGTCTCCTGTCGGTTTGCTTGCAGGGAAAGAGGCGAACTTGGTCGGGGGTCAGCCCGATTTGCCCTCCTAATAGTAGGGCGAACCGGGTGTTTCCGCTACAGTAGAATGCCGCTCAGCAGGAAGAGCGCGACGCTGAAGTAGATCGTGAGGCCCGTCACGTCCACGAGCGTGGCGACGAGCGGCGCGGAAGCGCTGGCGGGGTCGAGCCCTGCGCGGCTCAGCAGAAACGGCAGCATCGAGCCCGCGAGCGAGCCGAATGCGACGACGCCGATCAGGGTCGTTCCGACGGTGAGCGCGACCAGCAGGTAGTGGTCGCCGTAATCCCACAAGCCGAGCTGCTGCCACAGCACGATCCGGAGCACGCCGAGCACGCCGAGCACCGCGCCGAGCGCGAGCCCGAGCGGCAGCTCGCGCCGCGCGATTCGCCACCAGTCGGCGAGCGTGACTTCGCCGAGCGCCATGGCGCGGATGATGAGCGAAGTCGCCTGCGAGCCGGAGTTGCCGCCGGAGCTGATGATGAGCGGGATGAACAGCGTCAGCATGAGGGCCTGCGTGAGCTGGCTCTGGAACTGCTGCATCGCCGACGTCGTGAGCATCTGTCCGACGAACAGCGCGACGAGCCAGACGACGCGCTTGCGGATCATCGCCGAGAAGCCGATCTGGAGGTACGGCTCGTCCAGCGCTTCCATTCCGCCGAACTTCTGCACGTCCTCGGTGTGCTCCTCGACCATCGCGTCCATGACGTCGTCGACCGTGACGACGCCGATGATGCGCTCGTTCTCGTCCACGACCGGAAGCGCGACGAGATCGTAGTTGGACGTGAGGCTGACGACTTCCTCGCGGTCCGCGGCCGCCGGCACGCTCACGACTTCCTCCCACGCGATGTCCCTGATCCTCGCGCCCTCGGCGGCCGCGAGGAGCTCGCGCAGCGACAGAACGCCCTTGAGGGCGCCGTGCTGGTCGGTGGCGTAGATGGCGTGCATCGCCTCGCGCCTGCCGGCGCGCGCGATGTGCCGGACTCCGGCGAGCGCGGCTTCGACGGTCGAATCCTCGGGGACCGACACGAACTCCGTCGTCATCAGCCCGCCCGCGGTCTCCGGGTCGTACGCGAGCAGCCGCTCCGTCTCCTCGCGCGCGGCTTTCGGAATCTCGGAGAGGATATCCTCGTAGGTCTCCTCTTCCAGCTCCTCGAGCGCGTCGGCGCGGTCGTCCGGCGTCATCTCCGCGACGAGCCGCGCGGCCTGCGGCGTGGACATCTCCTCCAGGACTTCCGTGCGGAGATCGTCGCTCAGGTACTCGAGCACGTCGGCCGCGCGCTCCGCCGGCAGCGCGCTCAGGAGAGCGAGCACGTTCTCGCGCGGCAGCGCCTCGACGATGTCCGCGAGGTCGGCCGCGTGGATCTCCTCGGTCTCGGCGGCGACGCTGTGCGGCGCGGACTTGAGCAGCTCCTGGATGTCGGGCGCCAGGAGGGTCGCGAGCGCGCGGTGCTCCGAGGTGTTCATCAGAGTTGGGGCAGGGCCCTGCGGTTCTCGTCGGCGTCGATCACCGAGTAGCCCGCGGTCTCGACGGCCTGCTTCAGCGCGTCGAGGGTGACCGTTCCGTCGTGCTCGACCTCGGCGGTGCCCACTCTCACGTCAGCGCGCGCGATCCCCGAGACGCCGGAGAGCGCGGTGAACACGGCGCGTGTGCAGTGCGCGCAGGTCATTCCGGAGATCTTCAGCGTGGTGACCATGGCGCCGAATATAAGGAATTCTTCCGGGTCACTGCTCGTCCGCCGTCGGCCCGTAAATGGCGGGGACCGGCACGTCGAGCAGACGGAGATACACGGAGAGCTGGGCGCGGTGATGGATCATGTGATTCATGCCGAAGCCGCGGAAGACGCTCCAGCGCGGCGCGCTGAAGATCGTGTGCGATCCAGCCTTCAACGTCCACGGGGTGTCGAGGCCGGCTTCCGTCGCGGCCGCGATCGCCTTCCGGGCGGTCAGCACGCTACCGTCGAACAGCGCGAGCAGCTCCTCGCGGCTCTTGCAGTCGGCCGCGGCGAAGGCGGGACCGTCGGGCGGGCGGAAGTCGAACTGGTCCACGGCGAAGATGTTCGAGACCCAGCTGGGGAGCTGGGCGACGTGCGACGCGAGCTGGCCCAGCGACATGGACTTGGCGTGCGGCTTCCAGTCGAGCTTGTCTTCGGGGACGCGCTCGAGGACGCGGCGGGTGGTGGCCATTTCCTGGTCGAATTCGGGGAGGTAGTAGCGCGTGGCGGCCATTTTGAATCCCGGGGTTGCTGGGGCTGACGACAAACAGGGTTGGGTAGCAGGTCTTAAGTTTTGGTTTTGGTCAAGTACTGGTTACAGGTTGACGGTTGGGCGGTGACGGCGGAAGACCAGCGACCTGTCACCGGCGACCGGTAGTTAACCAGAACCAAAACCTAAGACCTGTCACCCAACCCTGTTGTCGGTTACCCAGCACCCTCTACTGCCTTAAAGGGAAGAACATGAGAGTCGCCTTTCTCGGCCTCGGCGCGATCGGCTACCCGATGGCGCGCCGGATTGCCGAAGCTGGATTCGAGCTGGCCGTGTGGAATCGATCGGCGGCAAAGTCGGCCGAGCTTGCGCGCGCTACGTCGGCGCGCGTCGCGTCCACTCCCGCCGATGCGGCGCGCGGTGCGGTGGTGATAGTCACCTGCCTTCCGACGTCGGAGGAAGTGGAGTCCGTGACGTTCGGCGGCGAAGGGCTGGCTTCGGCGATGGCGAGCGGCGCGA contains these protein-coding regions:
- a CDS encoding DUF72 domain-containing protein, which translates into the protein MLGNVRVGTQGWNYEAWEGPFYPTGTRPSDYLSVYARAFDTVEVDSTFYAIPALTTFQSWAERTPPGFAFALKLPQEITHEQRLRDTTGATELFFERARALGSKLGPTLVQLGPDLAPPELPALVAFLQRLPRDLQVAIEFRHRGWMNDGIYALLREHNVALALVEGRWIPRKTMLALAQKPTADFAYIRFMGPNRDIVDYSRVQADRTREIELWRNALISLAASVTMVYAYVNNHFAGHGPASAREIQRAVGQTPVAPETIGEQLLLF
- a CDS encoding SURF1 family protein, with the translated sequence MTTREKVFIGVALLVVALFVRLGFWQLSRLRERQAYNAPIELRLGQQPVQLRNVPRDLEQARHRRVFVTGEYDFERELVLTLRSRQGSPGVNLLTPLRVAGSDTAILVNRGWIYAPDGVAADTRPWREDDPVDAVGYVRLLETGSRAGARTTGRLDAVRRPHLPTIDSILPYPVAPYYVVLTSPGADPERTPPRAPPPALDEGSHRSYAMQWFVFALIAICGTAILVLRRRRQGGD
- a CDS encoding acyl-CoA dehydrogenase family protein, which gives rise to MQTTASEQDARDVAEEARETEWAHPSFVREMFLGRFRLDLIHPHPADDPAETARAAPFLARLKAFMERVDSDEIDRTGNIPEPMVQELRDMGAFGIKIPTEYGGLGLSQLTYTRAMQLVTSKDGSLVALLSASQSIGLPQPLKLFGTDAQKRKYFPRLARGAISAFALTEVDAGSDPANMTTTATPSEDGSHFILNGEKLWCTNGTRAELLVVMARTPDVVVHGKPRKQITAFIVETSMPGVSVAQRLHFMGLKAIENGLMRFENVRVPRENILGEEGRGLKLALVTLNTGRLTLPAGAAGAGKQMINVARTWANERVQWGQAIGKHEAVAQKIARMTATTFAMEAVAELSTMLYERGNYDIRLEAAIAKLYNTEAGWRIVDDTLQIRGGRGYETAASLMSRGEPGIPVERAMRDFRINLIFEGSSEIMRLFIAREAVDHHFALAFDIVNPKLGTRQKLRALARAMPFYVTWYPMRWSPAKQVKSYSEFGRLARHVRYVERTTRRLGRALFHVMVRLGPKLEKRQMVLFRAVDIGAELYAMSAACVRAHMLKENGNARGIELADMFCREARGRIEAKFDELYGKHDAALYRLAMQVLKGEHAWLEKGMVSARQEAPR
- a CDS encoding DUF4383 domain-containing protein; translated protein: MTTVQRVAQIFGVVFILVALAGFYTGGMNMDADPATAPAIFGMFPVNLLHNLVHLLFGIWGLAASRSYTGAKQYAQIAGVIYLVLAVLGYLAPSGFGLVPLGGNDIWLHLVLGAILAGVGFTAKPATVAPTGSTI
- the mgtE gene encoding magnesium transporter, producing MNTSEHRALATLLAPDIQELLKSAPHSVAAETEEIHAADLADIVEALPRENVLALLSALPAERAADVLEYLSDDLRTEVLEEMSTPQAARLVAEMTPDDRADALEELEEETYEDILSEIPKAAREETERLLAYDPETAGGLMTTEFVSVPEDSTVEAALAGVRHIARAGRREAMHAIYATDQHGALKGVLSLRELLAAAEGARIRDIAWEEVVSVPAAADREEVVSLTSNYDLVALPVVDENERIIGVVTVDDVMDAMVEEHTEDVQKFGGMEALDEPYLQIGFSAMIRKRVVWLVALFVGQMLTTSAMQQFQSQLTQALMLTLFIPLIISSGGNSGSQATSLIIRAMALGEVTLADWWRIARRELPLGLALGAVLGVLGVLRIVLWQQLGLWDYGDHYLLVALTVGTTLIGVVAFGSLAGSMLPFLLSRAGLDPASASAPLVATLVDVTGLTIYFSVALFLLSGILL
- a CDS encoding cation transporter encodes the protein MVTTLKISGMTCAHCTRAVFTALSGVSGIARADVRVGTAEVEHDGTVTLDALKQAVETAGYSVIDADENRRALPQL
- a CDS encoding DinB family protein, encoding MAATRYYLPEFDQEMATTRRVLERVPEDKLDWKPHAKSMSLGQLASHVAQLPSWVSNIFAVDQFDFRPPDGPAFAAADCKSREELLALFDGSVLTARKAIAAATEAGLDTPWTLKAGSHTIFSAPRWSVFRGFGMNHMIHHRAQLSVYLRLLDVPVPAIYGPTADEQ